A region from the Thermoplasmatales archaeon genome encodes:
- a CDS encoding translation initiation factor Sui1, producing the protein MKDKNFTGIPKELQPWEGFTRDSQSIKISVDKRRYGKNMTIIEGIDPKSEDIYEIAKELKKKVASGGTVKDGKTVELQGDHRDAAKKYLDEMGFKTEVV; encoded by the coding sequence ATGAAGGATAAGAATTTCACTGGAATACCAAAGGAATTGCAACCTTGGGAAGGCTTTACAAGAGATTCACAATCAATAAAGATCAGTGTTGATAAAAGAAGATATGGAAAGAACATGACAATCATTGAGGGTATAGACCCGAAGTCAGAAGATATTTACGAAATCGCAAAGGAGCTGAAGAAAAAGGTGGCTTCCGGCGGAACTGTAAAAGATGGGAAGACTGTCGAACTTCAGGGCGATCACAGGGATGCTGCCAAGAAATATCTTGACGAGATGGGTTTCAAAACTGAGGTAGTTTAA
- the rnp1_1 gene encoding Ribonuclease P protein component 1 — translation MREENLVYFSELIGHGISIRKSTNPTMNGKYGTVVDETKKTIIINDGKKNLVIPKENCNFEINYGEKRLEISGRVIAFRPEDRLKEHRKIERMIRKGGN, via the coding sequence ATGAGGGAAGAGAACCTAGTCTATTTCAGCGAACTAATCGGTCATGGCATATCCATACGAAAGTCTACAAATCCAACAATGAACGGAAAATATGGAACAGTTGTTGACGAGACCAAGAAAACCATCATAATAAATGACGGTAAAAAAAACCTGGTCATTCCCAAAGAGAATTGCAACTTTGAGATTAATTACGGTGAAAAGCGTCTGGAAATTTCCGGAAGGGTAATAGCATTCAGGCCAGAGGACAGATTAAAAGAACACAGGAAAATCGAAAGAATGATCAGAAAGGGTGGTAACTAA
- a CDS encoding HmaS17 produces MSKNIGLEVKAPEVECHDKKCPFHGELKIRGQIILGEVESASMIRSAVIRRDYKRPIRKYERKISRTSKYHAHVPECISVKPGDTVRIAECKKLAKTISFVVVEKVGQ; encoded by the coding sequence ATGAGCAAGAACATAGGATTGGAAGTTAAGGCGCCGGAGGTTGAATGCCATGATAAGAAATGTCCATTCCACGGCGAACTCAAAATCAGGGGTCAGATTATACTCGGTGAAGTGGAATCTGCATCCATGATCCGAAGTGCAGTAATAAGGAGAGATTACAAGAGACCAATAAGGAAGTACGAGCGTAAGATATCCAGAACCTCAAAATATCATGCTCACGTTCCAGAATGCATCAGCGTGAAGCCTGGCGACACTGTCAGGATTGCTGAATGCAAGAAGCTTGCAAAAACAATTTCATTTGTTGTTGTTGAGAAGGTGGGGCAATGA
- a CDS encoding 50S ribosomal protein L14P, translating to MKGIAGRQQRGLPLGATMPCADNSGAKIISLIDVKAYHGVARRIPAAGVGDMFVASVKKGTPEMRSKIVYAVVIRQKRPYRRPDGTMMRFEDNAAVLVTPEGEVRGSEIKGTVSREAAERWPRIASVASSII from the coding sequence ATGAAAGGTATAGCCGGAAGGCAACAGAGGGGCCTGCCGCTTGGAGCTACAATGCCCTGTGCGGACAACAGCGGGGCAAAGATCATCAGCCTGATAGACGTTAAAGCCTATCACGGAGTTGCAAGGAGGATTCCTGCGGCTGGTGTCGGCGACATGTTCGTTGCAAGTGTTAAGAAGGGAACACCGGAAATGAGAAGCAAGATAGTCTACGCGGTCGTGATCAGGCAGAAGAGGCCATACAGGAGGCCTGATGGAACCATGATGAGGTTCGAGGACAACGCAGCAGTGCTCGTGACCCCGGAAGGAGAGGTCAGGGGATCTGAGATAAAGGGTACGGTGTCGAGAGAAGCAGCAGAAAGATGGCCAAGGATCGCTTCAGTGGCATCATCAATAATATGA
- a CDS encoding 50S ribosomal protein L24P, with translation MAVKNTFKVFLSKDLRKKYGIRSFSLAKGDIVTIEAGSKKGEGGKVLDINHVDAKVSIEGITANKADGKQKAFMIDPSNLKITRLDLSRQERLQKIKDLAARKNIIVEDEPAPAVEAPEAEIPEVPESQSEPEEETEEEKAEGENEDDQQN, from the coding sequence ATGGCAGTTAAAAACACATTCAAGGTATTCCTCAGCAAGGACTTGAGGAAAAAATATGGAATACGATCATTTTCCCTTGCAAAGGGAGATATAGTTACTATAGAGGCTGGTTCGAAAAAAGGTGAAGGAGGAAAGGTGCTCGACATAAATCACGTTGACGCAAAGGTCTCTATTGAAGGGATAACGGCAAATAAGGCGGATGGAAAGCAAAAGGCATTCATGATTGATCCTAGCAACCTGAAGATAACACGTCTTGACCTTTCCAGGCAGGAAAGACTTCAGAAGATAAAGGATCTTGCGGCAAGGAAGAACATAATTGTTGAAGATGAACCAGCACCAGCAGTAGAGGCTCCGGAAGCCGAGATCCCGGAAGTACCAGAGTCCCAGAGTGAGCCAGAAGAAGAGACGGAAGAGGAAAAAGCGGAAGGTGAGAACGAAGATGATCAACAAAACTAA
- the rps4e_1 gene encoding 30S ribosomal protein S4e — translation MINKTKRQMVPPTVMIPRKTYFWSATPITGRHNRRSSVALLTVLRDYAKLGDKEREITRILAAGEIKVDGRVTKERRTPVGFMDVITIPSIKKSYRVIYDSKGRLTIRLESEKNNEIKPMKVMKKVITTGGKIQLSFHDGQNILTEDKSIHPGDVLIMKMPEKEIKEIIKMQPGNKVFLIGGSHVGKIATVKKIEIKESSHANLVHFQEDFSTVTDYAFPISGPRYAFEIPTAGVEGQ, via the coding sequence ATGATCAACAAAACTAAGAGACAGATGGTACCTCCGACTGTTATGATACCAAGGAAGACCTATTTCTGGTCTGCCACTCCCATTACAGGCAGGCATAACAGGCGGTCGTCCGTTGCATTACTGACGGTACTCAGGGATTATGCAAAACTTGGCGACAAGGAACGCGAAATTACCAGGATACTGGCCGCGGGCGAGATCAAGGTTGATGGAAGAGTTACAAAGGAAAGGAGGACACCAGTAGGATTCATGGATGTAATCACCATACCATCTATCAAGAAAAGCTACAGAGTAATCTACGATTCAAAGGGAAGACTGACCATCAGGCTGGAAAGTGAAAAGAACAATGAAATCAAGCCAATGAAGGTAATGAAGAAGGTAATAACGACAGGAGGAAAAATACAGCTTTCATTTCACGATGGGCAGAACATACTTACAGAAGACAAGAGCATTCACCCCGGCGATGTGCTTATAATGAAGATGCCGGAAAAAGAGATTAAAGAGATCATAAAGATGCAGCCAGGAAACAAGGTATTCCTGATCGGCGGAAGTCACGTAGGGAAAATAGCGACTGTAAAGAAGATAGAGATAAAGGAGTCATCGCACGCAAATCTTGTTCATTTCCAGGAAGATTTCTCCACAGTAACTGATTATGCATTTCCAATCAGCGGACCGCGTTATGCTTTTGAAATTCCAACAGCAGGAGTTGAGGGTCAATGA